A single Rhopalosiphum padi isolate XX-2018 chromosome 4, ASM2088224v1, whole genome shotgun sequence DNA region contains:
- the LOC132928407 gene encoding uncharacterized protein LOC132928407, whose amino-acid sequence MAELNSEDSSDGTLVIDEPNYDNQTIEISDDSDSDVEVVKLNDDIEDNSDVEVVELDDNVNDNSDVEIVELDNHVENASTSLNPSGLTCKPCSRVFSTNNDLLNHIRKFKGRIGGCTNISNNTFTKRKNVENPKSECLVKKKRGRPPKNNNVIVPSVPLPVLKPVPKPIPLNRPSIPELIPIIFKTVTKPTTETNKTILPSLSQILVDEIEPEYPCTVCGEVFRHNIALLCHLNTEHNNETINKKDENKDKKSTKLGVKKQIVKKHHVNENRQIENCEPISDTVDLTLLPDLKKDSLMNRMKSYIGTSDKGQVTCLLCNIEFKNTKKALAHVEDKHIMDKLECGYCNMKFVFQLKLRSHMAKRHKVIGVYKCDKCSKMINNEEKVSHSEECKGKVNPIIIKKEEMSNSL is encoded by the coding sequence ATGGCTGAGCTGAATAGTGAAGATAGTTCAGATGGTACATTAGTTATCGATGAACCGAATTACGATAATCAAACAATTGAAATATCAGATGATTCTGATTCTGATGTGGaagttgttaaattaaatgatgATATAGAAGATAATTCAGACGTGGAAGTTGTTGAATTAGATGATAATGTAAACGATAATTCGGATGTGGAAATTGTTGAATTAGATAATCATGTAGAAAATGCTTCTACTTCATTGAATCCTTCAGGTTTAACCTGTAAACCCTGCTCTAGAGTATTTTCTACTAACAATGATTTACTCAATCACATCAGAAAGTTTAAAGGAAGAATAGGAGGTTGTaccaatatatcaaataatacatttactaaaagaaaaaatgttgaaaacccAAAATCTGAATGCTTAGTAAAAAAGAAACGTGGCAGGCCTCCAaagaataataatgttattgttcCTTCAGTTCCTTTACCAGTTCTCAAACCTGTTCCTAAACCTATTCCCCTAAATCGTCCATCGATACCAgaattaataccaataatattcaAGACTGTTACCAAACCTACTACTGAAaccaataaaactattttaccaTCTCTTAGTCAAATATTAGTTGATGAAATTGAACCCGAATATCCATGTACAGTGTGTGGTGAAGTATTTCGTCATAATATTGCTCTTTTATGTCATTTGAATACTGAACAcaataatgaaacaattaataaaaaggacgaaaacaaagataaaaaatcaacaaaattggGTGTAAAAAAACAGATAGTGAAAAAACATCATGTTAATGAAAATAGGCAAATAGAAAACTGTGAGCCCATATCAGACACTGTTGATTTAACACTATTACCAGATTTGAAAAAAGACAGCTTGATGAATAGAATGAAATCTTACATTGGTACTTCAGACAAAGGTCAAGTAACTTGTCTTCTATgcaatatagaatttaaaaatactaaaaaagcaTTAGCTCATGTCGAAGATAAGCATATAATGGATAAGCTAGAATGTGGTTATTGTaatatgaaatttgtttttcaattaaaactaAGAAGTCATATGGCAAAAAGACATAAAGTTATTGGTGTGTACAAATGtgataaatgttcaaaaatgataaataacgaAGAAAAAGTTTCTCATTCAGAAGAATGTAAAGGAAAAGTGAAcccaataataatcaaaaaagaagaaatgtctaacagtttataa
- the LOC132928411 gene encoding transmembrane protein 234 homolog isoform X2 yields MEDSILQLLIVGVLWGSTNPFLKAATSKIKRNKTFSIISEVTNHVTNWHYLIPFIINQCGSLLFYFTLKYSDISLAVPIANGVSFVSTSIVGTLIGEEKPKFRTMVGILFLLFGIFCLIIDKKT; encoded by the exons ATGGAAG ACTCAATACTTCAATTACTTATTGTTGGCGTTTTATGGGGCAGCACAAATCCATTTCTGAAAGCTGCTAccagtaaaataaaaagaaataagacATTTAGTATAATTTCAGAGGTTACTAATCATGTAACCAATTGGCAT TATTTGATACCATTTATTATCAACCAATGTGGTTCCTTGTTGTTCtatttcactttaaaatattcag ACATATCTTTGGCTGTTCCTATTGCAAATGGAGTTTCATTTGTGAGTACATCAATAGTAGGCACCTTGATTGGAGAAGAAAAACCAAAATTTA gaaCAATGGTtggaatactatttttattatttggtattttttgtttaattatagataagaaaacatga
- the LOC132928411 gene encoding transmembrane protein 234 homolog isoform X1, with the protein MEDSILQLLIVGVLWGSTNPFLKAATSKIKRNKTFSIISEVTNHVTNWHYLIPFIINQCGSLLFYFTLKYSDISLAVPIANGVSFVSTSIVGTLIGEEKPKFINILFSGTMVGILFLLFGIFCLIIDKKT; encoded by the exons ATGGAAG ACTCAATACTTCAATTACTTATTGTTGGCGTTTTATGGGGCAGCACAAATCCATTTCTGAAAGCTGCTAccagtaaaataaaaagaaataagacATTTAGTATAATTTCAGAGGTTACTAATCATGTAACCAATTGGCAT TATTTGATACCATTTATTATCAACCAATGTGGTTCCTTGTTGTTCtatttcactttaaaatattcag ACATATCTTTGGCTGTTCCTATTGCAAATGGAGTTTCATTTGTGAGTACATCAATAGTAGGCACCTTGATTGGAGAAGAAAAACCAAAATTTA ttaatattttattttcaggaaCAATGGTtggaatactatttttattatttggtattttttgtttaattatagataagaaaacatga
- the LOC132928408 gene encoding NADH dehydrogenase [ubiquinone] 1 alpha subcomplex assembly factor 3: MSLRNVARKLLWSRSRILGAGHVPTPQQQSRRSVGAYENDGKTYVSMLNNNNIREGIMISGYSQYGFRLNNGFVVLGPVVCFANSIMAWRVEDDRDVNVDSLSMLFHLEPAPAVIVLGLGDGPQRNRRDDNHRKLQLNRQHIDKVVWAAARQYGCTVEILPVDAALATYNFIISEGRHAVGAFIPPRFIPAMDDDAITANARHVHLYGDSVPVTDVWQDAEERSEMINTNYREFGEVVGAQKAAEHERRAKLAGDRKQGEGAEKKIR, translated from the coding sequence ATGTCGTTGAGAAACGTCGCCCGAAAGCTGCTGTGGTCGCGCTCACGGATACTCGGCGCCGGTCACGTCCCGACGCCGCAACAGCAGTCCCGCCGATCCGTCGGTGCGTACGAGAACGACGGTAAAACGTACGTGTCCATGTTGAACAACAACAACATCCGGGAAGGCATCATGATTTCCGGTTACAGCCAGTACGGTTTCCGGTTGAACAACGGGTTCGTGGTGCTCGGCCCGGTCGTGTGCTTCGCCAACTCGATAATGGCCTGGCGCGTGGAAGACGACCGGGACGTGAACGTCGACTCGCTGTCGATGCTGTTCCACCTGGAACCCGCGCCCGCCGTCATCGTGCTGGGCCTGGGCGACGGTCCGCAGCGGAACCGCCGCGACGACAACCACCGGAAGTTGCAGCTGAACCGGCAGCACATCGACAAGGTGGTGTGGGCCGCGGCCCGTCAGTACGGGTGCACCGTCGAGATACTGCCGGTGGACGCGGCGTTGGCCACGTACAACTTTATCATCAGCGAGGGACGGCACGCGGTCGGCGCTTTCATACCGCCGCGGTTCATACCGGCGATGGACGACGACGCGATCACGGCCAACGCGCGTCACGTCCACCTGTACGGAGACAGCGTGCCGGTCACCGACGTGTGGCAGGACGCGGAGGAGCGCAGTGAGATGATAAACACCAATTACCGGGAGTTCGGCGAGGTGGTTGGCGCGCAGAAGGCGGCCGAGCACGAGAGGCGGGCGAAATTGGCCGGAGACCGGAAGCAGGGCGAGGGAGCCGAGAAAAAGATCCGGTGA
- the LOC132928461 gene encoding protein LTV1 homolog isoform X2: MPKSKRKFIEKKNSVTFHVVHRSQHDPLITDETAPQHVLVPQQPTQSKKKNKDEEAKYGIYFDDDYDYLQHLKECRSNDFILLAAPANHNNEKKEKPKVMLPSSIFESEVEEKVGLLNKAAPQSGLRLDLDPDIVAGLDDDFNFEDPDNELEDDFVLMANQPGSDDDMDELEDINEESDQYDSEAYDDVGSLNNDDTKSRFTDYSMSSSIIRRNENLKLIDDQFEQMFAAYDDAEIGALETEEIEGTLTMESDLLKKAAEEFELNMKRDEIPTDRTAALIFDSDSDQEEPTYKVPVEDQDVKKWDCESIISTYSNIYNRPALIKDPPIQKIRINPKTGVPILQQRLTAQALKSLDNKDAPKSGSRSVISALSVLSIRPKDETPEEKLKRKKALKEFRHERRVERKANTLAFKEQKKKMEKELINKNVNKTVRVI, encoded by the exons ATG ccAAAATCCAAaagaaaatttattgaaaagaaaaattctGTTACTTTCCATGTAGTACACAGAAGTCAGCATGATCCACTTATTACTGATGAAACAGCACCACAACATGTTTTGGTACCTCAACAGCCAACTCAATCAAAA aaaaaaaataaagatgaaGAAGCTAAATACGGGATATATTTTGATgatgattatgattatttacaaCATCTCAAAGAATGCCGAtccaatgattttatattattggccGCCCCTGCCAATCATAATAATGAAAag aaagaaaaacCTAAAGTTATGTTACCCTCTTCAATATTTGAATCTGAAGTCGAGGAAAAAGTAGGCTTGTTGAATAAAGCTGCTCCTCAATCAG gtttaCGTCTGGATTTGGACCCAGATATAGTTGCTGGATTGGatgatgattttaattttgaagatcCAGATAATGAATTGGAAGATGATTTTGTGTTGATGGCTAATCAACCTGG ATCAGATGACGATATGGATGAACTAGAAGACATAAACGAAGAAAGTGATCAGTATGATAGTGAGGCATATGATGATGTTGGTAGCTTAAACAATGATGATACCAAATCACGTTTTACCGATTACTCTATGTCCAGTTCTATTATAAGacgaaatgaaaatttaaaattaatagatgaTCAATTTGAACAA ATGTTTGCTGCTTATGATGATGCAGAAATTGGAGCTTTAGAAACTGAAGAAATCGAAGGTACATTGACAATGGAATCTGATTTGTTAAAAAAAGCCGCTGaagaatttgaattaaatatgaaaagg gatGAAATCCCTACTGACAGAACAGctgctttgatttttgatagCGATTCTGATCAAGAAGAACCTACTTACAAAGTACCAGTTGAAGACCAAGATGTAAAAAAATGGGATTGTGAAAGCATCATTTCTACGTATTCTAATATTTACAATCGTCCTGCTCTTATCAAAGACCCACCA attcaGAAAATTCGAATAAATCCTAAAACCGGTGTTCCAATATTACAACAAAGACTTACAGCTCAAGCATTGAAATCCTTGGACAATAAAGATGCACCAAAATCTGGTTCTAGATCAGTGATATCAGCTCTTTCTGTTTTATCAATAAGACCAAAAGATGAGACACCCGAAGAAAAACTGAAGAGGAAAAAGGCACTAAAAGAATTCAGACAT gaaagaAGAGTAGAACGAAAGGCAAACACTTTGGCATTTAAagaacaaaagaaaaaaatggaaaaagaattaatcaacaaaaatgttaacaaaactGTACgtgtaatataa
- the LOC132928461 gene encoding protein LTV1 homolog isoform X1, whose product MPKSKRKFIEKKNSVTFHVVHRSQHDPLITDETAPQHVLVPQQPTQSKVKKNKDEEAKYGIYFDDDYDYLQHLKECRSNDFILLAAPANHNNEKKEKPKVMLPSSIFESEVEEKVGLLNKAAPQSGLRLDLDPDIVAGLDDDFNFEDPDNELEDDFVLMANQPGSDDDMDELEDINEESDQYDSEAYDDVGSLNNDDTKSRFTDYSMSSSIIRRNENLKLIDDQFEQMFAAYDDAEIGALETEEIEGTLTMESDLLKKAAEEFELNMKRDEIPTDRTAALIFDSDSDQEEPTYKVPVEDQDVKKWDCESIISTYSNIYNRPALIKDPPIQKIRINPKTGVPILQQRLTAQALKSLDNKDAPKSGSRSVISALSVLSIRPKDETPEEKLKRKKALKEFRHERRVERKANTLAFKEQKKKMEKELINKNVNKTVRVI is encoded by the exons ATG ccAAAATCCAAaagaaaatttattgaaaagaaaaattctGTTACTTTCCATGTAGTACACAGAAGTCAGCATGATCCACTTATTACTGATGAAACAGCACCACAACATGTTTTGGTACCTCAACAGCCAACTCAATCAAAAgta aaaaaaaataaagatgaaGAAGCTAAATACGGGATATATTTTGATgatgattatgattatttacaaCATCTCAAAGAATGCCGAtccaatgattttatattattggccGCCCCTGCCAATCATAATAATGAAAag aaagaaaaacCTAAAGTTATGTTACCCTCTTCAATATTTGAATCTGAAGTCGAGGAAAAAGTAGGCTTGTTGAATAAAGCTGCTCCTCAATCAG gtttaCGTCTGGATTTGGACCCAGATATAGTTGCTGGATTGGatgatgattttaattttgaagatcCAGATAATGAATTGGAAGATGATTTTGTGTTGATGGCTAATCAACCTGG ATCAGATGACGATATGGATGAACTAGAAGACATAAACGAAGAAAGTGATCAGTATGATAGTGAGGCATATGATGATGTTGGTAGCTTAAACAATGATGATACCAAATCACGTTTTACCGATTACTCTATGTCCAGTTCTATTATAAGacgaaatgaaaatttaaaattaatagatgaTCAATTTGAACAA ATGTTTGCTGCTTATGATGATGCAGAAATTGGAGCTTTAGAAACTGAAGAAATCGAAGGTACATTGACAATGGAATCTGATTTGTTAAAAAAAGCCGCTGaagaatttgaattaaatatgaaaagg gatGAAATCCCTACTGACAGAACAGctgctttgatttttgatagCGATTCTGATCAAGAAGAACCTACTTACAAAGTACCAGTTGAAGACCAAGATGTAAAAAAATGGGATTGTGAAAGCATCATTTCTACGTATTCTAATATTTACAATCGTCCTGCTCTTATCAAAGACCCACCA attcaGAAAATTCGAATAAATCCTAAAACCGGTGTTCCAATATTACAACAAAGACTTACAGCTCAAGCATTGAAATCCTTGGACAATAAAGATGCACCAAAATCTGGTTCTAGATCAGTGATATCAGCTCTTTCTGTTTTATCAATAAGACCAAAAGATGAGACACCCGAAGAAAAACTGAAGAGGAAAAAGGCACTAAAAGAATTCAGACAT gaaagaAGAGTAGAACGAAAGGCAAACACTTTGGCATTTAAagaacaaaagaaaaaaatggaaaaagaattaatcaacaaaaatgttaacaaaactGTACgtgtaatataa
- the LOC132928460 gene encoding SNW domain-containing protein 1-like, with protein sequence MSLFSVLPAPTQFLQDLEEDDESNETLAEKTNTFEVYAVKIPPYGNRNGWVPRTVEDFGDGGAFPEIQVAQYPLNMGKENKESVSNALALQLTSDGKVKYDVLARQGQRKDKVIYSKLSDMLPSEVINEDDPSLQKPDSDEVADITEKTRAALEKLTNSKVSAALPVRAADKPAPVQWFRYTPTEQGKEYNSGSKQRVVRLVEAQKDPMEPPKFKINKKIPRGPPSPPAPLMHSPTRKTSVKEQKEWKIPPCISNWKNAKGYTIPLDKRLAADGRGLQQNHINEKFAKLAEALYIADRKAREAVEMRAQLEKKMAQKEKEKKEEHLRAMAQKAREERAGIRLPGSAKNDESRERDQLRLERQKDRARDRNLARNADSRKNKVLRDRDISEQIALGLPAITRKTGDTQYDQRLLNTTAGMDTGFGDDEEYNVYDKPWRGNSSLAQHIYRPSANIDKDVYGDDLEKIAKTNRFVPNKEFSGTDRDPKASGRSGPVQFEKHQQEEDPFGLDQFLTQAKHASKRSQPQQQDRDKRRRKD encoded by the exons ATGTCTCTATTTAG TGTGTTACCAGCACCTACACAATTCCTTCAGGATTTGGAGGAAGATGACGAATCCAACGAAACACTTGCAGAGAAAACCAATACATTTGAAGTGTATGCTGTTAAAATCCCACCATACGGTAACAGAAATGGATGGGTACCAAGGACTGTTGaa gattttggTGATGGGGGTGCTTTTCCAGAAATCCAAGTTGCGCAATATCCATTGAATATGGGAAAAGAAAATAAAGAATCTGTTTCAAATGCTCTTGCATTACAGTTAACTTCTGATGGTAAAGTTAAATATGATGTGCTTGCTCGTCAAGGTCAAAGAAAAGATAAAGTGATTTATTCAAAACTATCTGACATGCTTCCATCGGAGGTGATAAATGAAGATGACCCTTCTTTGCAAAAGCCTGATTCAGATGAAGTTGCAGATATCACAGAAAAAACAAGGGCAGCACTGGAAAAGCTGACTAATTCTAAAGTTTCGGCTGCATTACCAGTACGAGCGGCAGATAAACCT gcTCCTGTACAATGGTTCCGTTATACCCCTACTGAACAAGGAAAAGAATATAATTCAGGTTCAAAACAACGTGTAGTAAGATTAGTGGAGGCTCAGAAAGATCCTATGGAACccccaaaattcaaaattaataaaaaaatacctcgAGGTCCTCCATCACCTCCTGCACCATTAATGCATTCTCCAACCAGAAAGACATCTGTTAAAGAACAGAAAGAATGGAAAATTCCACCATGTATATCCAATTGGAAAAATGCCAAAGGTTATACAATTCCATTAGATAAGAGGTTAGCTGCTGATGGCCGAGGTTTAcaacaaaatcatataaatgaaAAGTTTGCTAAGCTGGCTGAGGCTTTATACATAGCAGATCGTAAAGCCAGAGAAGCTGTTGAAATGAGAGCTCAGTTGGAAAAGAAAATGGCACAAAAAGAAAAGGAAAAGAAAGAGGAACATCTTAGAGCAATGGCTCAAAAAGCCAGGGAAGAAAGGGCAGGTATTAGGCTTCCTGGATCCGCTAAGAATGATGAATCACGTGAACGTGATCAATTACGTTTGGAACGTCAAAAAGATAGAGCTCGTGATCGTAATCTTGCTAGAAATGCTGACAGCCGTAAAAACAAAGTGTTGCGAGATCGAGATATAAGTGAACAAATTGCTCTTGGACTCCCAGCAATCACTAGAAAAACTGGAGATACTCAGTATGATCAACGTTTGCTCAATACAACAGCAGGTATGGATACTGGATTTGGTGATGATGAAGAATACAATGTGTATGATAAACCTTGGCGTGGAAATAGCTCATTGGCTCAACATATTTATCGTCCATCTGCTAATATTGATAAAGACGTGTATGGTGATGATTTAGAGAAAATTGCTAAGACAAATAG atttgtcCCTAACAAAGAATTTAGTGGAACAGATCGTGATCCTAAAGCTAGTGGTCGATCTGGCCCTGTTCAATTTGAAAAACATCAACAAGAAGAAGATCCATTTGGTTTGGATCAGTTCTTAACTCAAGCCAAGCATGCATCTAAAAGGTCTCAACCACAACAACAAGACCGTGATAAACGTCGTAGAAAAgattga
- the LOC132928459 gene encoding LOW QUALITY PROTEIN: tRNA-dihydrouridine(47) synthase [NAD(P)(+)]-like (The sequence of the model RefSeq protein was modified relative to this genomic sequence to represent the inferred CDS: deleted 1 base in 1 codon): protein MSSINKDLCLNELNEQTNTTVDTNITSIVKEENKGIACIKKEYIIERHIPKLAINYISESDKNQLNEDEPPSKKQKCTKSVLKGQNKSRNCTYYQVPQENLCSNLVDGLETGSCTFEKCKFLHNVTEYLEKKPDDIDQTCYVYSLKGRCPRGLTCRYGSSHIENGKNIVDQTIYETWNKCRNETNNQNRGKTLSKENMLKLRKKLYNFTKSEDAVKKIDKDKDLGPLIEESYKKINWENKLYLAPLTTVGNLPFRRVCKELGADITCSEMVLSSSLLQGHNQEWALTKRHETEDIFGIQICGNNPYMLAKSAQVLQENVSMDFLDLNLGCPLDQIYKQGAGSGLLLRSKKLEVCLKSMRTVLDVPLTVKSRSGVNKDQNIAHDLIPMFKDSGVSLITVHGRSRDQRYTKMADWNYVNECAKLASPVPVFSSGDIMSYEDYINTKQQFPDITGAMIGRGALIKPWIFTEIKENRHWDISSSERLGILRKFVNYGLEHWGSDTRGVETTRRFLLEWLSFCYRYIPVGILERVPQKVNERPPNYKGRDDLETLMASGNCADWIEISEMLLGPVPNGFQFLPKHKANSWK, encoded by the exons ATGTCATCCATCAATAAAGACTTGTGTTTAAATGAACTAAATGAACAAACAAATACTACAGTTGATACCAATATTACATCGATTGTAAAAGAGGAAAATAAGGGAATTGCgtgtataaaaaaagaatatatcaTTGAGAGACATATACCTAAGttagcaataaattatatttccgaATCagataaaaaccaattaaatgaAGATGAACCACCTTCTAAAAAACAGAAGTGTACAAAGAGTGTATTAAAAGGTCAAAACAAATCTAGAAATTGTACTTACTATCAAGTTCCACAAGAAAACTTATGCTCAAATCTTGTTGATGGTTTAGAAACAGGCTCTTGTACATTTGAGAAATGTAAATTCTTACACAATGTCACAGagtatttggaa aaaaaacctGATGATATTGACCAAACATGTTATGTTTATTCTCTTAAGGGTCGTTGTCCTAGAGGACTGACCTGTAGATATGGAAGTAGCCACATTGAAAATGGCAAAAATATTGTTGACCAAACTATTTATGAGACATGGAATAAATGTAGAAATGAAACTAATAATCAAAACCGTGGTAAAACCTTAAGTAaagaaaatatgttaaaattgagaaaaaaattatacaattttacaaaaagtGAAGATgctgttaaaaaaattgataaggaTAAAGACTTGGGGCCTTTAATTGAggaaagttataaaaaaattaattgggaaaataaactatatttggcCCCTTTGACTACAGTTGGTAATTTACCTTTTCGAAGAGTTTGTAAAGAGTTAGGGGCTGATATAACCTGCAGTGAAATGGTTTTATCATCAAGTTTGTTACAAGGACATAATCAAGAATGGGCATTAACTAAAAGACATGAAACAGAAGACATATTCGGAATTCAAATATGTGGTAATAATCCATATATGTTGGCTAAAAGTGCACAAGTCCTACAAGAAAATGTAAGTATGGATTTCTTAGACTTAAATTTAGGATGTCCATTAGATCAAATTTATAAGCAAGGAGCTGGTAGTGGCTTATTACTTAGAAGTAAAAAATTAGAAGTTTGCTTAAAAAGTATGAGAACAGTACTTGATGTACCTCTTACAGTAAAATCTCGCTCAGGTGTCAATAAAGATCAAAATATTGCACACGATTTAATACCAATGTTCAAAGATAGTGGAGTATCCCTTATAACAGTTCATGGAAGATCAAGAGATCAAAGATACACTAAAATGGCTGATTGGAATTATGTTAATGAATGTGCCAAATTGGCAAGTCCAGTACCAGTGTTTAGTAGTGGAGATATAATGTCTTATGAAGAttacataaatacaaaacagCAATTTCCGGATATAACTGGTGCTATGATTGGTCGAGGAGCTTTGATAAAACCTTGGATATTTACAGAGATTAAAGAAAATCGGCATTGGGACATAAGTAGTAGTGAACGATTaggtattttaagaaaatttgtaAACTATGGTCTTGAACATTGGGGTAGTGATACTCGAGGTGTGGAAACAACAAGAAGATTTTTATTGGAATGGCTATCTTTTTGTTACCGATATATTCCTGTTGGCATTTTAGAACGTGTACCTCAAAAAGTAAATGAAAGACCACCAAATTACAAAGGAAGAGACGATTTAGAAACATTAATGGCTAGCGGAAATTGTGCTGATTGGATAGAAATAAGTGAAATGTTACTTGGACCAGTACCTAATGGATTTCAATTTCTACCTAAACATAAGGCAAATTCTtggaaatag